In the Vanacampus margaritifer isolate UIUO_Vmar chromosome 9, RoL_Vmar_1.0, whole genome shotgun sequence genome, CGTCCTCTCCAAGGGgttccctcctcctcttcttttcgGCCTCCTtggctttcttcttcttcctgagGCCCGTCTTGTCTTTGTCTTTCTCCCGGGCCGGCCTCCCCCTGGCCTCCTGCTGGGTGGCGGTTGGCGTCCAGCCTTTGGGTTTTCCATCTGTGGTGGTGGAGCGATGGCTCACTCGCTGGCCTCCTGCTGCCTGACCGTTCCCCTCTCTCTGCCGCCTCTGCCGCCTCACCACCAGGAAGACCACCAGGGCCAGGGCCAGCAGCAGTCCCGTTGCTACGGCAACTACAGCCCACAGCCACGCAGGCGTTGGCTCTTTAACACAAAGCAATGGACAAATGCGTCAACTCTGATTTCTGACATTTTAGGCTCATCTTAGACATTTTTACAGTTTCTTTAAGACAAACTTGTTCAAGATATTTTGTATGATTACTGCCATTTTGCTTTAAAGGAGACAATTTAAGGTTCATTTACTACCAAATTTGGCGTGTTTACAGGAAACTGCGTTCAACGATGCTAcctttgacatcctgttttttGGTCCCTTCCCCTTCCTGCTCGTCCCGGCTCCCTATTTCGTCCTGGACACCTCGAATAGCAATGACGGACTTTAGTTCCGGCAGCGTTGGAGATGTGATGGTCCTCCGCGACATGACTGCCCTCATGAAGCTGGCGGCCTCGGTGGCATGAGGGAAACAGGTAGAAGGCTGGCGGGAACATGGACGGTTGTCCACTTGGAGAAAAATCAGGGAGCTGGGACACGTGGAAACATTATTTAACACGGGGTAGaacaaaataaccattttaCGTTGCACCTGACCGTTTTTTGTAATGATGTAGTATCGATGCACTATCATTAATTATGTTGATTTTGCCTCATATAAAATTCAAgttcattatatttttatattaagtgGTATgcttaatatattaattttctTCATTCAATGCTTGTAAACCAGTGAAATAAGCTGAAATGGGGAACCCCATGGCTGTGTACTGACTCCACTGGTTTTCCCCATATAGACCCACTATTCCTACtcaatctttctttttctttttctttttgcgtAACGCTCACCCGTTGGCGTCGCCCGCTGATGTCTGAGCCAGCAGGTCAACAAGCTGCTGAGGGTCAAAGTCGAACAAACTCCTGTCAGTGGCGAGTGGCGCCGATCCCCTCAGTGCCAGTGGGCTCCGTAGTACAACGCTGAGTGCCCACAGCAGTGatgtgttggtgaaggtgaatGCGCCCCCTTTGTGCGGAATGGCGGCATGCACCACCAGAGTTCCCTTGGCCCACAGGGTGCTTTGTTGAGCTGAGCAGTCGCTGCCGTCCCACCCGCAGGCGGCGTTGTCGCAGCCCTTGTCGCACTGAGAGTTAGCGTAGTGGTTGCGGCAATATGGAATGTGGCCTGGACTAAGAAGCAAAAAAACGTCACAtatattaggtacacttgcacagtCTTTCCGTGGAATCCATTGGTGGAAGCAAGGGAGACATTAAATgcaggcccttttttttttttcagtcagtcAATTGAAAAATGCTTAATAATAATTCTATAAAActacattcaattaaaaataatgtttaataacaaaaacaaatactggtAGAAGAttacattaatataaaaataataattcatcataTTAATCAAATTCtaatcaattaaaattaaatttaattgaaaaatattagttgatcatttttgaaataaaatagtaataatgacgcataaaataatgaaatattttacaaaaaacagtttaaaaacaatataattaaaatatcTTATTCGTTGATGTTGTATATGTAATTTaatgtaaattaaatattttaaaacatttacaaaaaatatataagattTACAAATGATATAAATACATACtgaatgaatttgatttaaaaaaataaaatgaacataaaaaataaatattatcacaaaatgaaataaacatattttttttcatttaaaaatgaatataataaaatcaatcaatgacATTGTACTTTTTCTTGCGCAACTTGTCTATTGTATGAATTTGATATGATGAAAAAGTCTCACTTGCAGTGTCCCTTGTCCTTGAGGCAATCCATTCCATCCCGGAGACACTCGGGCTCCATGCACTCCCTGTCACATGACCCATCCCCAAATTTGTCTTTACACTTTCTGCTGGCGGGACACTGCCCCCATGGGTCGCTGGACACCACTGCGGATACACAGATACACAACAAAGTTGATCCCTTTTAGCATTATATCAGCTATAGTGACTTCATAGTTTGTTCTACTTGATTTTCTGCAAATATGccaagtgtttttcttttctaatcACACCATCTGCATGGGTGACACAAATATCGTCTTTCATTGTCTTTCAGCATGAATACAGTTCAAGACGTGACGAGTGCTTCCTGATGTTGGCGTGTTAAATGGGAACAGGAAGTGAGGCCAGGGAGGCCCGACATCAACAGGAAGTTTCCAGGGGAAGCCAATAGCTAACGGGAAATGGAGCCGGCGCTGGATAAAGGTCAGAATTGATTGCCGTGGCAACGGGGTATGTGATGGAGAGGGACAATGGGGCTTGGCAGGTGGGTGTGgcaccacaaacacacaatttgaTAGGTGTTGAGTGAAGTGCAAATTACACCAGTGACCCAAATGAAAAAATTCAAACGTATCCCACTGAGTAGTAAAATATAATCTATTAAattaatccattcatccatcagtttttttttaaatccttcaCCACATTATGTTTAATACTGTGTTACATTATGTATAGCATGCAtggctgaacaattttgaaaaataaaaaatttttccCCTTAATTTTGcgattgtgatttaatatgtaaatatgtttgcaaggtcctcttcccatgtattctttaattaacaaacacaagcattatttgtattatttacatttcattattttacaaTTCAGAAAATCAGGTTTATTATACATACATTTCTTGGTATTTGAATattgcattctactacattgTGATGTCAATTTAAATTTGATCAGTTATTCAGACAGagacaatccatccatccatccatcgtcaGATGTTGTATTACCTTCAGTGACAGTCTGAAATCAGAACATTCCTCACACAACTGATTTTCTAACATCCATCCATAAATTGTCGAAAATCAAAACGTTAAAATCCTGCCCAAGTTCCAACATTATAACGAGAGTGCATTCCATGATATAAAGAAGGCAAGTTTCCTCACAGTTACCTTGTCTTGTGCAGCTCAGTCCCAGGAGGATGAAGACATGCAGAGTCGACATCATCTTCAACACATCCAGCTTCTTACTACCACTTTAAACTTTTACCAATCCAGCTTCTAACAGCTCATGTGgccagcaacagcagcagcacctTCTTCTCAATGCAACACCCGCTCTACTTGGTTCACCAGACCTtttcttctcccccccccccccccgcaaccGGAGGCCCTTGCGGATATCTGGACGACTTCCTGCCACTGTGTGCAGAAGAATAGAGCGTCTGTGACTCACAATGTCAAATGCaatagcaaaacaaaaaaagaagaagaagaaaaaaagtgtatagtGGAAACCATACtgttttaaatcatatttaatatcAATATCGCATGCGTTTCCAATACCGCGCAGCTCTAGTtctaagtaacattttaaatgtcatatACCAAAACACTGTCGGCTTACACTATATAACTAAAGTAAACATACCTCACGATTTAACTTTGTTGCCATAATTGATAGCTAGTTATTTAGTTAGCTTGTTTGGTTGTACTGTTTGTCATTCCCCCACCCCGCCACAGATTCATTTTATCTGCAAAAGAGCAAATCACTTTCTAaagttagattattttttttaatacaggttTAATACATAATTATGACAATAGGCAATTTGTCCAAGTAAAGATGCCGTAGAAACCAATTACTTCCGCGTGCAGATCAGGTAACCGGATCTGTCGATTATAGGAAATGCTGCCACACTTCCACTCACTTTCTCTTTCATTTTGACGCGGAAACAAGAACGGTCGGTCGGTCGTTgatgtttttagaatgtaaatatatattcttaTCACAATCttaacaaatactgtacatttggaTCGAGGTTTCACCCCGAAGACTGTTCGGCACCGTTGACATTTGACGTAGCTACAGTAAATAGTAAGTACAAGTTGAATGGTTGAGTATCAACATGGAGATTGAAGGGTGAGGCTAAAATATACTTTAACCACAGGTGCACTTCCTTTGACCTCAAAACTTTGGacttttttgtacttttgtgaaaaaaaacaaaaaaaaaacattataatttaaaaaacaaaatgatttttctGTTGTATTATGTTGTATTTTCGATGTTGTAATTGCACCacactttgagttgcatttttaatgTCTGAAAAGTGCTGTATCCAGTTTGATTTAAtctgataataatgataatacaattattttcttttatattcAAAGTGTAAACTTTCTTGTTGTCAAAATAACACCTATAGCCCTCAACATGATGTGGTGCTATATAATAAAATCACAATGTAAAGGTCATTgtattgtgcaggtgtacctaatagtATGAGCATGATTTAGGATTATCTCTTCTCTGTGCAGACATGTCCAAAGCGAGCGCCTTGTTGTTCCCGTTGCTGTTTGCATGCGTGGACGTGTGCATTCTGAGCGTCCTGCGCTCCCTGCAGCTGTCGCCACAATTCTTCCAATTATTCCCTTGCCCGCCACTCATCGCATTATGGGGAGGAGAGTTGGCTAGggccgtcctcctcctccttctgctCCTCCCTGCCAACGGTCCGTCGTGGGCCAGAGGCTTTGGTGCTCTCCAGACCGTCCTGGTCCTGTGCTTGCACCTCCCGACGTACGTGACGCTTCTCCATGCTCTTGGCTGGGCGACCGAGGAGGAGATGTGGGGCTGGCACTCCTGGGAAAGGGTgagaaataaacacattttcatggaACTTTGGGCAAAAATGCAGTACCACAAACTTGCAATTTTTTAGGACCATTTAGTTCTTGATACTTGAATTTACTTTTCTACAAGTACCAAGACCTAAAGGGATCTGGAAGTTAAGATGAAAAGGATTGGAAAGGACCTAGAACTaacctaagtaaaaaaaaaaaaaaaagcccaaactaAAGGTTCCTGGAACTTTAGGGACTGGGTTGGGGTCAAAATGTGTTAAAGAGGCTGACGATGAAAACATTTGTCCAGGTGTTTCAGGGTTACCTGGTGACGGTGGTGTCGTGGATCTACTGGACTCAATACGTCCAGTTTTTTCTGCTGTCTTTGTCTCTCTCCGTGTCATCTGTGTGGAAGACGACAAGCAAAAACCAAGAGCCCAAAAAAGACGCCACCTCGTCTTTGACGAGACTGTTGGGATTCATGCGGCCTCAACTTGGTTGCTTTGTGGCCATACTGCTTTTAGTGGGGCTCTCCTCCTTTTGTGAGTTCTTTCATTCAATCTCACACACATTAAAGACACTTTTGAGTAATGAGCATCTTTTCAAATAGATCCTAGTCAGTTTAGTCTACAATAAACCTCAGAGCCAGCCTGTAAACatccaaaacacatttgtgtgGATTAACACGTTTTCTTGCACATTTCACCGAAAGTAAAGTGTGATTGACACGTGTGGTTGTGCTTCCAGGTGAGATGGCAGTGCCGCTGTACACCGGTCACGTGACGGACTGGATCCAGAACCAAGGGGCACCTGACGCTTTCACAGAGGCCATCACAATTATTGCAATCATGACAGTTGTCAGGTAAAAACGAGGATTTTTGATCTAATCTGTGCATGTACATTTGAAGAGATGTTCCCCTTGTTTTGTTCCAGTGCGGTGCTAGAGTTCATCGGGGACCTGATGTACAACGTCACCATGAGCCACATTCACACGGCGGTACAAGGAGAAGTCTTCCAGGCTGTACTCAAACAGGAGATCGCTTTCTTTGACACCACCCCCACAGGTTATTCTAAATCacgggtctgcaacctgcggctctggagctaCATGTGGCTCTTTTGTCCCTCTGTTGTGGCTCCCTGTGAATctctataaaaaaatgtaacaatatatatataaaatattatttaatatatatatgtatatatatatatatatatatatatatatatatatatatatatatatatatatatatatatatatatatatatataaaatattatttaaataaattaatgatttaaattaaaaaaagagttattaaatattcaaaaaatattatttaatatatatatatatatatatatatatatatatatatatatatatatatatataaaatattatttaaataaattaatgattaaaaaaaaaaaaaaagagttattaaatattcaaaaaatttccgtccaaatttgtaagttgtcagaaaaagagacatgAAAGGTAGATAAAAAGGTTGTTGAAAAATTCcaacaaatgtccaaaaaggaagaggaaaagcagaaaattaccataaaatgctcatgaaattgccaaagatgtcagagaattgaataaaaaaggcaaaaaagaaaacgttcaaaaagtaactactGTACtgcatgtccaaaaacaaaagaagaaatcttcaaacttactataaaatgtacacaaaattgccaaagaaGTCAGAAACTCAATTCAACaagggtaaaaaaacaacaacattcaaaaacaaaagaataaactccccaaatgaccataaaatgtcagaaaattgatataaaaaagggagaaaaaaatgtgaaaaaattgccataaaatgtccaaaaaaggaacaaGAGAGGCAGGAAATTTCCATAATatatccataaaattgccaaaaatgtaagaaattgtCTTGTGCTGTTGCAGGTGAGCTGGTGTCACGCATCACCACGGACACCAACACTATGAGCGAGGCACTGAGTGAGAAATTGAGCCTGCTCATGTGGTACATGGGTCGCGTCatcttcctgttcttcttcatgGTCAGACAGTCGTGGAAAATGTCCCTGCTGACGTTCATGGGGCTGCCCATCATCTGGGTCGTGCCGAAGTTCACCGCACACTACCACCAGGTAACCCACAACAATGacgaaaataaatgcaaaaaataaaaacagttttatgtgtttttgcatagtcatgaaaaacacttttgagcATATGTAAAGATTGAGGACAATGAGTGTTGCGTTTTCAACAAaccttatgtgggtttttttttgattaaataaaaacacagtttAGCCTTCAGTGAGCCAATTGTTAATGTTTCTGTAAAGATTAAAGACAATTTGTAAATACTCCAATGATAGGCACACGAGAAGCCCGATCAACTTAACAAACTTTTTTAGCGACATCAAATACACTGCATAGTCGTTAATGAACATAACATACCTGTTTTGTTGTTCGCAAAAGACACCGAGTGCTGATTTGCTGtctctttcaacattttttgtaggCACTATCAGTAAAGGTTCAAGAGTGTCTGGCTAAGGCCAATCAGGTGGCCACAGAAACCTTTTCCTGTATTAAGACGGTGAAGAGTTTTGCCAATGAAGACGGCGAGACCGAACGTTACAAGCGCTGCATGGAGGAATTGTACGCCCTGAACAAGATGGAGTCGGCGGCATATGCCACCACTACTTCGGCCAACAGCGTGAGTGAGGAACATGCACTTGTCtcaagacactttgacatgcAACATTGGCAACATACAAAACctgtttttaaaggggaagtcaaccccccccaaaaattcttgacaataattagtgctatgtagccccactagtctaaatacggtattgtAGTtcatattgcgttagtggaatatgagttaagtagcaaaatccagcagttttgtcAGTAtcacaaggcggccattttgccacttgctgtcaactgaagatgacatcacagttgctcagggctcaggcaacgaccaatcacagctcacctgtttactgaagctgagctgtcattgattgttacctgagacctcaggaactgtgatgtcatttttagtcgacagctagtggcaaaatggccgccttgtgaTACTgacaaaactgctggattttgctacttaactcatattccacaaatgtgatattaatattgcgttagtggaatatgagttaagcagcaaaatccagcagttttgtcAGTAtcacaaggcggccattttgccacttgctgtcaactgaagatgacatcacagttgctcagggctcaggcaacggccaatcacagctcacctgtttactgaagctgagctgtcattgattgttacctgagacctcaggaactgtgatgtcatttttagtcgacagctagtggcaaaatggccgccttgtgaTACTgacaaaactgctggattttgctgcttaactcatattccacaaatgtgatattaatattgcgttagtggaataagagttaagcagcaaaatccagcagttttgtcagtatcagaaggtggccattttgccacttgctgtcgactgaagatgacaacgaccaatcacagctcatttgTTGTCTGAAGCtaggctgtgattggttgttacctgagacctgaggaactctgatgtcatttttagtcgacagctcgtggcaaaatggccgccccctgatatggataaaatcggctggattttgccgcataactcatattccacaaatgtaatattaattagactGTCATGTctggactagtgaggtcactattgtcaagaaatgtttaaggttgacctcCCCTTAATCCAACCTTTTAATGGACCTAAAGTGCACGTTTTCATGAAGATTAAAAGCAGTTCGGTTTTCAGCTTACTTGTCTATGAGGATTCAAAAAAGAATGGAGCGATAGATCGTGTACAATTTACCATGTCAGCATTCATCAAAATGACGGATTACAATTACTTGTCCATTTATCATAATTAACGTGACCAATAGAAAATCTGTAAAATCTAAGACAACTTGGAGGCTTCACCAAACctcaaatacaaaattaaaaaggtaTTTTCAGAATCATCAAATACAATTGCCATTAGTGAATTAACTTAATATGTATTCCTAAAGACTAATGAATTATTTGATATTCCTACAAATCTGCCAAGTTCTTCCTAAACATCAcagacataatttttttgtattgtgttgTGTTCCCAGATGACCACACTAGTCATGAAGGTGTCCATCCTGTACTACGGAGGTTTGCTGGTGACCCGAGGGACAGTCAGCAGTGGAGAGCTTGTCTCCTTCGTCCTTTACGAGCTTCAGTTTGCTTCTATTGTGGATGTGAGCCATCAATTCAAATAAGGGTGTTGTATACAGTCTAAATAGCCAATAATCGTGTGTCATATGTCATTCTTCAGGCTTTAATGCATTCATATCCTGAGGTGAAGAAGGCCGTGGGAGGCTCTGAGAAGATTTTTGAGTATTTGGATCGGAAACCTCAAATACCCCCGGATGGAACCTTGGCCCCCAAATGCCTGAAGGGACACGTTCAGTTCAAAAACGTCACGTTTGCCTACTCCAGCGACACAGATGGCGACAATGTCATCCTGAAGGTTTGTTGCAACTGTCATGTTTTTGTAAAGATCGTTTGAGCACAGATGTATTGTGTTTTTTCGATAACATCATTAGTCTTCAGTCAACCTAACTTGATTTGTCATAAATGTCAAAGACGCTTTCAAATCCTGTAACGGActtcatgtttgtgttttcaagATTGTAGactacaaacacaacatttttattcaacatAGGGAACATAACACACCCGAAGTCATTTAATTTGCAAATGTCACAGAGACTTTAATCTTCAGTGAGGCTAACGTGCGCCTTTCCGTACCAGGGTGTGTCCCTGGAAATTAAACCCGGGCAGATCACTGCGCTGGTGGGGCTTAACAGAGCTGGGAAGTCCACCTGTGTCAAGCTACTGGAAAGGTTTTACCAGCCTAAAGGCGGGAAAATTCTTTTGGACGGAGAGCCACTGGACAGTTACAAAGATGCTTATCTTCGGCAGAAGGTGAGGAGCAACAACTTTTTGGGGGTACAGCGTAGGGGTTGAAAGATTAAAGATTTTTTGTAGTACACTATGTATAATGttataaaagtcatttttaagtTCATTAATGGGAAAGTCAATTGATTGATTACGTTAATTATGTTTTTcagcacaaacttttttttgtgccatgcCATGGTTTCACGTAAAGACATATTTTGATGGAAAGGCATAGAAACAAAgacaaattgattaaaaaaaaatacaattcacaCTTTTGTAAATTGTCGTTGGGTACTGGTAAATAATGAATTTCGGAATTTTgccctttacacacacacacacatatatcatatatatatatatatatatatatatatatatatatatatatatatatatatatatatatatatatatatatatatatatatatatatatatataaatatatatatatatatatatatataaataaataaatatatatataaataaataaatatatatatatatatatatatatatatataaataaataaataaataaatatatatatatatatatatatatatatatatatataaataaataaatatatatatataaaaataaatatatatatttatatatatatatatatatatatataaatatatatatatatatatatatatatatatatatccctgcgattggctggcaaccagttcagggtgtaccccgcctactgcccgaagccagctgggataggctccagcacccccgcgacccttgtgaggaaaagcggtcaagaaaatggatggatggatggatggatggatatatatatatatatatatatatatatatatatatatatatatatatatatatatatatatataaataaataataaaaaaaaaaaaaatatatatatataaatatatatatatatatatatatatatatatatatatatatatatatatataaatatagataaataaataaatatatatatataaataaataaataaataaattaaaaaaatatatatatatataaataagacCCAACCTCAATTTTGGAAGTTATTTTTTTAGCGTGTCATTTTCAAGAAATTACAGTACTTGAAATTTAGACCTTCCGACCACTGCCTTCAGATCTCGGTGGTGAGCCAGGATTGTGCCCTGTTTGCCCGTTCCGTGCGGGAGAACATCAAGTACGGCTGCCCGGACGCCAGCGACGAGGACATGTTCCAGGCTGCCCGGATGGCCAGCGCCCATGACTTCATCATGGGGCTGTCCAAGGGCTACAACACAGGTGCCGACATTCGGTTTGCAAAAGGGTGCAACATTTATGAAAAGTTTCCAGACATTTTCTGGGGAAAAGCTGGGAAAATTTGAGGAAATATATTTTCCCcaacaatatttaaattcattcaGTTTTTAAATTCCATGTCTATTACCCATGTAGTTCATATGTTGACCAACATGGAACATTTCTAACTTTGACAATTCTCTGAATGTTCCCACCCTTGCCACCACCTGTTTTTCCAAGTGGTCATTGGATAACAGTTACTGCTCTGTTGTTAAGATGCTGGCGAGAAAGGGGGGCAGCTCTCCGGTGGTCAGAAGCAACGTATTGCCATTGCCCGGGCCTTAATTCGACATCCCACTATCTTGGTACTTGACAATGCCACCAGTGACTTGGACACCGAAAATGAACATAAGGTAATCCTCCAGTTTCAATATGTttgaaacaagacaaaaaaaacattaactcattcactgccattgacagcaatagacgtcaaatattaatttgaactgaattagtttaacatttttttctatttttgttaacaaccGTATCAAAGCCTAGAATTTCTTTTTTGTAcagttagaacagatataaaatttgtgattaatcttgagttaactagtgaagtcatgcgattaattacgattacaaattttaatcacctgatgcccctaattttttaaaaataatattttctttatttatttataattttttcaaataatcttttttcttttctttttttttaaagaaaatattatttaaaaaaattaggggcatcaggtgattaaaatttgtaatcgtaattaatcgcatgacttcactagttaacacacgattaatcacaaattttatatctgttctaatacaataaaaaatattctaggtattcatactctttttaaacaaaagtggggaaaaattagttcaaattaatttttgatgtctattgccgtcgatggcagtgaatgagttaaatatcaaacataatttattatttgtatgCCTGAAAAGTGATGGTTTTGGATGTCTTTGATGGTTTGGAGATACAAGGATTCCGCTTAATGTCTGCAACATGTCTTTTCTAACTATTTTGAATACATTTCATGAAGATGaaaagacacttttgaataCTCAGCACACCCAAACTATGTGTTGTTTTTCAATGGACGTAAAGTATGTTTTCATGAAGGTGAAGAATCTTCAACAATCCTCAACTACAGTA is a window encoding:
- the tap1 gene encoding antigen peptide transporter 1 is translated as MSKASALLFPLLFACVDVCILSVLRSLQLSPQFFQLFPCPPLIALWGGELARAVLLLLLLLPANGPSWARGFGALQTVLVLCLHLPTYVTLLHALGWATEEEMWGWHSWERVFQGYLVTVVSWIYWTQYVQFFLLSLSLSVSSVWKTTSKNQEPKKDATSSLTRLLGFMRPQLGCFVAILLLVGLSSFCEMAVPLYTGHVTDWIQNQGAPDAFTEAITIIAIMTVVSAVLEFIGDLMYNVTMSHIHTAVQGEVFQAVLKQEIAFFDTTPTGELVSRITTDTNTMSEALSEKLSLLMWYMGRVIFLFFFMVRQSWKMSLLTFMGLPIIWVVPKFTAHYHQALSVKVQECLAKANQVATETFSCIKTVKSFANEDGETERYKRCMEELYALNKMESAAYATTTSANSMTTLVMKVSILYYGGLLVTRGTVSSGELVSFVLYELQFASIVDALMHSYPEVKKAVGGSEKIFEYLDRKPQIPPDGTLAPKCLKGHVQFKNVTFAYSSDTDGDNVILKGVSLEIKPGQITALVGLNRAGKSTCVKLLERFYQPKGGKILLDGEPLDSYKDAYLRQKISVVSQDCALFARSVRENIKYGCPDASDEDMFQAARMASAHDFIMGLSKGYNTDAGEKGGQLSGGQKQRIAIARALIRHPTILVLDNATSDLDTENEHKVHQALLSQRLKNCSVLLISTKMSVVEKADHIIVLQDGMVEAEGRHHQLLKNSQLYAQLVKKEAQ